One Conger conger chromosome 18, fConCon1.1, whole genome shotgun sequence DNA window includes the following coding sequences:
- the LOC133117884 gene encoding zinc finger protein Pegasus-like isoform X3, which translates to MGEKKPETLDFVKDFQEYLTQQTQHVNMISGSVGVDKEAEVLQGGTDLSMLSTFSPMFCLPAAGTETDQNRLDHASVEVSLDDGSGLLVDSFERTYDGKLKCRYCNYASKGTARLIEHIRIHTGEKPHRCHLCPFASAYERHLEAHMRSHTGEKPYKCELCSFRCSDRSNLSHHRRRRHKLLPMKGARSALAGRKMLGVLQRKSGSLGYGRRLLLGYGPPSAAGPKADYLGHFPPDLPQLHPEPRDGGGGDASRLDAVSDNPLTQLSTLAGQLASLPADARAPVSPETGSCRDEKPFLLCQPAAAPVSAGSAQAASPASPEPRPPPASNYSPGAGPCSEQSAHTSTPSVSNSQPSTPAPALSSQDLQLLQHCQHCDTYFADNILYTIHMGCHGYENPFQCNICGCKCRNKYDFACHFARGQHK; encoded by the exons ATGGGCGAGAAGAAGCCAGAGACGTTGGACTTTGTCAAGGATTTTCAAGAGTACCTCACGCAGCAGACCCAACATGTAAATATGATCTCAGGTTCCGTCGGCGTCGATAAGGAAGCGGAGGTGCTCCAGGGCGGTACGGATCTCTCAATGTTGAGTACATTTTC ACCTATGTTCTGTTTACCGGCAGCCGGTACCGAGACCGACCAGAACAGGCTGGACCATGCTTCGGTGGAGGTTTCCCTGGACGACGGCTCGGGGCTGCTGGTTGACAGCTTTGAGAGGACGTACGATGGAAAACTCAAGTGCCGCTACTGTAATTACGCTAGCAAGGGGACTGCCCGACTCATCGAGCACATCCGTATACACACAG GAGAGAAGCCCCATCGGTGCCACCTCTGCCCGTTCGCCTCGGCGTACGAGCGCCACCTGGAGGCGCACATGCGCTCGCACACGGGCGAGAAGCCCTACAAGTGCGAGCTGTGCTCCTTCCGCTGCAGCGACCGCAGCAACCTGTCGCACCACCGGCGCCGCCGGCACAAGCTGCTGCCCATGAAGGGCGCGCGCTCGGCGCTGGCGGGCAGGAAGATGCTGGGCGTGCTGCAGAGGAAGTCCGGCTCGCTGGGCTACGGCCGCCGGCTCCTCCTGGGCTACGGCCCGCCCTCGGCGGCCGGCCCCAAGGCCGACTACCTCGGCCACTTCCCCCCGGACCTGCCGCAGCTGCACCCGGAGCCGCGGGACGGCGGAGGGGGCGACGCCTCGCGCCTGGACGCCGTGTCCGACAACCCGCTGACCCAGCTGTCCACGCTGGCGGGCCAGCTGGCCAGCCTGCCGGCCGACGCCCGGGCGCCCGTTTCCCCGGAGACGGGGTCGTGCCGCGACGAGAAGCCCTTCCTCCTCTGCCAGCCGGCCGCCGCCCCCGTATCGGCCGGCTCCGCCCAGGCCGCCTCCCCCGCCAGCCCtgagccccgcccaccccccgcCAGTAACTACAGCCCCGGGGCGGGGCCCTGCAGTGAGCAGAGCGCCCACACCAGCACCCCCAGTGTGAGCAACAGCCAGCCCAGTACCCCAGCGCCTGCCCTGAGCAGTCAggacctgcagctgctgcaacACTGCCAGCACTGCGACACGTACTTCGCCGACAACATCCTCTACACCATCCACATGGGCTGCCATGGCTACGAGAACCCCTTCCAGTGCAACATCTGCGGGTGCAAGTGCAGGAACAAGTACGACTTCGCCTGTCACTTTGCCAGGGGCCAACACAAGTAA
- the LOC133117884 gene encoding zinc finger protein Pegasus-like isoform X4 — protein MLFSITCERNYVPGLQSDPPGMQAEPGDGCVADGTGVGHRPMFCLPAAGTETDQNRLDHASVEVSLDDGSGLLVDSFERTYDGKLKCRYCNYASKGTARLIEHIRIHTGEKPHRCHLCPFASAYERHLEAHMRSHTGEKPYKCELCSFRCSDRSNLSHHRRRRHKLLPMKGARSALAGRKMLGVLQRKSGSLGYGRRLLLGYGPPSAAGPKADYLGHFPPDLPQLHPEPRDGGGGDASRLDAVSDNPLTQLSTLAGQLASLPADARAPVSPETGSCRDEKPFLLCQPAAAPVSAGSAQAASPASPEPRPPPASNYSPGAGPCSEQSAHTSTPSVSNSQPSTPAPALSSQDLQLLQHCQHCDTYFADNILYTIHMGCHGYENPFQCNICGCKCRNKYDFACHFARGQHK, from the exons ATGCTGTTCAGCATCACATGCGAGCGGAATTATGTTCCAGGTCTGCAGTCAGATCCCCCTGGAATGCAGGCAGAGCCAGGCGATGGGTGTGTTGCCGATGGTACCGGTGTAGGGCACAGACCTATGTTCTGTTTACCGGCAGCCGGTACCGAGACCGACCAGAACAGGCTGGACCATGCTTCGGTGGAGGTTTCCCTGGACGACGGCTCGGGGCTGCTGGTTGACAGCTTTGAGAGGACGTACGATGGAAAACTCAAGTGCCGCTACTGTAATTACGCTAGCAAGGGGACTGCCCGACTCATCGAGCACATCCGTATACACACAG GAGAGAAGCCCCATCGGTGCCACCTCTGCCCGTTCGCCTCGGCGTACGAGCGCCACCTGGAGGCGCACATGCGCTCGCACACGGGCGAGAAGCCCTACAAGTGCGAGCTGTGCTCCTTCCGCTGCAGCGACCGCAGCAACCTGTCGCACCACCGGCGCCGCCGGCACAAGCTGCTGCCCATGAAGGGCGCGCGCTCGGCGCTGGCGGGCAGGAAGATGCTGGGCGTGCTGCAGAGGAAGTCCGGCTCGCTGGGCTACGGCCGCCGGCTCCTCCTGGGCTACGGCCCGCCCTCGGCGGCCGGCCCCAAGGCCGACTACCTCGGCCACTTCCCCCCGGACCTGCCGCAGCTGCACCCGGAGCCGCGGGACGGCGGAGGGGGCGACGCCTCGCGCCTGGACGCCGTGTCCGACAACCCGCTGACCCAGCTGTCCACGCTGGCGGGCCAGCTGGCCAGCCTGCCGGCCGACGCCCGGGCGCCCGTTTCCCCGGAGACGGGGTCGTGCCGCGACGAGAAGCCCTTCCTCCTCTGCCAGCCGGCCGCCGCCCCCGTATCGGCCGGCTCCGCCCAGGCCGCCTCCCCCGCCAGCCCtgagccccgcccaccccccgcCAGTAACTACAGCCCCGGGGCGGGGCCCTGCAGTGAGCAGAGCGCCCACACCAGCACCCCCAGTGTGAGCAACAGCCAGCCCAGTACCCCAGCGCCTGCCCTGAGCAGTCAggacctgcagctgctgcaacACTGCCAGCACTGCGACACGTACTTCGCCGACAACATCCTCTACACCATCCACATGGGCTGCCATGGCTACGAGAACCCCTTCCAGTGCAACATCTGCGGGTGCAAGTGCAGGAACAAGTACGACTTCGCCTGTCACTTTGCCAGGGGCCAACACAAGTAA
- the LOC133117884 gene encoding zinc finger protein Pegasus-like isoform X1 yields the protein MGEKKPETLDFVKDFQEYLTQQTQHVNMISGSVGVDKEAEVLQGAGTETDQNRLDHASVEVSLDDGSGLLVDSFERTYDGKLKCRYCNYASKGTARLIEHIRIHTGEKPHRCHLCPFASAYERHLEAHMRSHTGEKPYKCELCSFRCSDRSNLSHHRRRRHKLLPMKGARSALAGRKMLGVLQRKSGSLGYGRRLLLGYGPPSAAGPKADYLGHFPPDLPQLHPEPRDGGGGDASRLDAVSDNPLTQLSTLAGQLASLPADARAPVSPETGSCRDEKPFLLCQPAAAPVSAGSAQAASPASPEPRPPPASNYSPGAGPCSEQSAHTSTPSVSNSQPSTPAPALSSQDLQLLQHCQHCDTYFADNILYTIHMGCHGYENPFQCNICGCKCRNKYDFACHFARGQHK from the exons ATGGGCGAGAAGAAGCCAGAGACGTTGGACTTTGTCAAGGATTTTCAAGAGTACCTCACGCAGCAGACCCAACATGTAAATATGATCTCAGGTTCCGTCGGCGTCGATAAGGAAGCGGAGGTGCTCCAGGGCG CCGGTACCGAGACCGACCAGAACAGGCTGGACCATGCTTCGGTGGAGGTTTCCCTGGACGACGGCTCGGGGCTGCTGGTTGACAGCTTTGAGAGGACGTACGATGGAAAACTCAAGTGCCGCTACTGTAATTACGCTAGCAAGGGGACTGCCCGACTCATCGAGCACATCCGTATACACACAG GAGAGAAGCCCCATCGGTGCCACCTCTGCCCGTTCGCCTCGGCGTACGAGCGCCACCTGGAGGCGCACATGCGCTCGCACACGGGCGAGAAGCCCTACAAGTGCGAGCTGTGCTCCTTCCGCTGCAGCGACCGCAGCAACCTGTCGCACCACCGGCGCCGCCGGCACAAGCTGCTGCCCATGAAGGGCGCGCGCTCGGCGCTGGCGGGCAGGAAGATGCTGGGCGTGCTGCAGAGGAAGTCCGGCTCGCTGGGCTACGGCCGCCGGCTCCTCCTGGGCTACGGCCCGCCCTCGGCGGCCGGCCCCAAGGCCGACTACCTCGGCCACTTCCCCCCGGACCTGCCGCAGCTGCACCCGGAGCCGCGGGACGGCGGAGGGGGCGACGCCTCGCGCCTGGACGCCGTGTCCGACAACCCGCTGACCCAGCTGTCCACGCTGGCGGGCCAGCTGGCCAGCCTGCCGGCCGACGCCCGGGCGCCCGTTTCCCCGGAGACGGGGTCGTGCCGCGACGAGAAGCCCTTCCTCCTCTGCCAGCCGGCCGCCGCCCCCGTATCGGCCGGCTCCGCCCAGGCCGCCTCCCCCGCCAGCCCtgagccccgcccaccccccgcCAGTAACTACAGCCCCGGGGCGGGGCCCTGCAGTGAGCAGAGCGCCCACACCAGCACCCCCAGTGTGAGCAACAGCCAGCCCAGTACCCCAGCGCCTGCCCTGAGCAGTCAggacctgcagctgctgcaacACTGCCAGCACTGCGACACGTACTTCGCCGACAACATCCTCTACACCATCCACATGGGCTGCCATGGCTACGAGAACCCCTTCCAGTGCAACATCTGCGGGTGCAAGTGCAGGAACAAGTACGACTTCGCCTGTCACTTTGCCAGGGGCCAACACAAGTAA
- the LOC133117884 gene encoding zinc finger protein Pegasus-like isoform X2 — MQAEPGDGCVADGTGVGHRPMFCLPAAGTETDQNRLDHASVEVSLDDGSGLLVDSFERTYDGKLKCRYCNYASKGTARLIEHIRIHTGEKPHRCHLCPFASAYERHLEAHMRSHTGEKPYKCELCSFRCSDRSNLSHHRRRRHKLLPMKGARSALAGRKMLGVLQRKSGSLGYGRRLLLGYGPPSAAGPKADYLGHFPPDLPQLHPEPRDGGGGDASRLDAVSDNPLTQLSTLAGQLASLPADARAPVSPETGSCRDEKPFLLCQPAAAPVSAGSAQAASPASPEPRPPPASNYSPGAGPCSEQSAHTSTPSVSNSQPSTPAPALSSQDLQLLQHCQHCDTYFADNILYTIHMGCHGYENPFQCNICGCKCRNKYDFACHFARGQHK; from the exons ATGCAGGCAGAGCCAGGCGATGGGTGTGTTGCCGATGGTACCGGTGTAGGGCACAGACCTATGTTCTGTTTACCGGCAGCCGGTACCGAGACCGACCAGAACAGGCTGGACCATGCTTCGGTGGAGGTTTCCCTGGACGACGGCTCGGGGCTGCTGGTTGACAGCTTTGAGAGGACGTACGATGGAAAACTCAAGTGCCGCTACTGTAATTACGCTAGCAAGGGGACTGCCCGACTCATCGAGCACATCCGTATACACACAG GAGAGAAGCCCCATCGGTGCCACCTCTGCCCGTTCGCCTCGGCGTACGAGCGCCACCTGGAGGCGCACATGCGCTCGCACACGGGCGAGAAGCCCTACAAGTGCGAGCTGTGCTCCTTCCGCTGCAGCGACCGCAGCAACCTGTCGCACCACCGGCGCCGCCGGCACAAGCTGCTGCCCATGAAGGGCGCGCGCTCGGCGCTGGCGGGCAGGAAGATGCTGGGCGTGCTGCAGAGGAAGTCCGGCTCGCTGGGCTACGGCCGCCGGCTCCTCCTGGGCTACGGCCCGCCCTCGGCGGCCGGCCCCAAGGCCGACTACCTCGGCCACTTCCCCCCGGACCTGCCGCAGCTGCACCCGGAGCCGCGGGACGGCGGAGGGGGCGACGCCTCGCGCCTGGACGCCGTGTCCGACAACCCGCTGACCCAGCTGTCCACGCTGGCGGGCCAGCTGGCCAGCCTGCCGGCCGACGCCCGGGCGCCCGTTTCCCCGGAGACGGGGTCGTGCCGCGACGAGAAGCCCTTCCTCCTCTGCCAGCCGGCCGCCGCCCCCGTATCGGCCGGCTCCGCCCAGGCCGCCTCCCCCGCCAGCCCtgagccccgcccaccccccgcCAGTAACTACAGCCCCGGGGCGGGGCCCTGCAGTGAGCAGAGCGCCCACACCAGCACCCCCAGTGTGAGCAACAGCCAGCCCAGTACCCCAGCGCCTGCCCTGAGCAGTCAggacctgcagctgctgcaacACTGCCAGCACTGCGACACGTACTTCGCCGACAACATCCTCTACACCATCCACATGGGCTGCCATGGCTACGAGAACCCCTTCCAGTGCAACATCTGCGGGTGCAAGTGCAGGAACAAGTACGACTTCGCCTGTCACTTTGCCAGGGGCCAACACAAGTAA